Below is a genomic region from Oculatellaceae cyanobacterium.
ACAGAATTTTCGGTGATAGAAATTGACCACATCATTCCTAGATCGCGACTGGAATGCTGCTGTTAACATCCTGAAAGAAGCTTTGAGTACGGTAGGGCATACCGGAACTTGGATCTTAGATCCGAACGCTTCGGGAGATTTAGCCTCTACTCTGGCTGGAGCAATCCTGCTTGAGCAAGTTGGGTCTGTGAACGAAGAATCCTCGACCCTTTAGGGCTTAGGAGTGTCAAAGAAGATCTATTCTACTGCTCTATTTCAAAATCCTGTTTTGTCGCTCCGCAAACCGGACACACCCAGTCATCGGGAATGTCTTCAAAGGCAGTTCCTGGTTCAATACCGGAATCGGGATCACCTTGCGCTGGGTCATACACATACCCACAAATCGTGCATATATAGGTTGCCATAGAAATGATCTCCTCAAAATTTCCTTTATATTAAATCCCTAAAGAAATAATTTCATATTTCAATGATATTAATAGCGTAAAGTTTTCAATACTCCATATAAAATGCCCGTAGCAATTGTCAATACAATTAATAGTAAGTACACGCCACCAGGAAGAAACGTGAGAATACCAAATCCTCTTAAAAGATAGAGAGCTATAGTAATTCCTAATACACTGCTAAAAATATAAGCAACTAATTCAGTTTGAGACTTGCGAGATTGTCTCACAGGCTTATCCTCTAAAATATCCGCATATTGTAGCTGAAAATACATGAGTCTATCTTTTTATTCTGATTCACTTGACGCTACCTCAGCAGCACTTTTCCAAGGGGAAATTTTAATTAAAACGGGGATGCTCTGCACAGACGGTTCGCCAACGCATTCTATTTGGGGGGGTGCTGTCACCGCGCAGATGTACTTACCAAGAAAGCGATCGCACGTTTGGCAACATATCACAAATTATCCTCTGTGGGTAGATTACTTTCCCGATTTAATCCGCTCTGAGGTACTACCCACAACTTCTAACAGCTACAAACGTCTTTACCAAGTAGCACATAAAGCTTTCTTATTTCTAAGTGTGCAAGTAGAAATTTATCTTAATGTGTTTGAGGTTGTGCAGCAGCAAATTAGTTTTCGGCTGGAAAAAGGCAGTTTTACCGATTTTTATGCTGAATTAAAACTACAAGATGCTGGCGCGGGAACTGTGCTTACCTACTCAGTACAGGCAACCCCTACTATTCCAGTGCCATCGCTCTTTATTGAACAAGCAATGAAACTAGATTTACCAGCGAATATGCGGACAATGCGTGATTGTATTTGCGGTAGTTGAAAATGAACTACAAACATTTCCACAAAACAAACAACCCCTTGTAGGGGCGGGTTGCACATTCATGGCTATGCTTCCAAACCACTGATACATATAAACCCGCCCTGCCCTCAAGGATGATTAACGATGATTTATGCGTAAGTCCTAAAGCAATTTCATTAAAATATTAAGTAAGGTAAAGAAAGTTAGTATAAATTAGAGACAAACTAAGTGACAACTCCCACCACTAACCGCAAGCGGTGTATTGGGGGCTTCTCAAATTCACAAATGAGACTTGCTGCTTCACAGGCTGAGTAACCTCTAAGCCTCCACAGCCAGGAATCGGTAGTCCAACCGACCCAATTTTCAACAAATTAAGTGCCGAATTCCAATCTCTATCAATCGTGAATCCACACTCACAGCTATGAACTCGAACCGACAAATCCTTTTCAACTCTCACACCACAGCACGAACAATTGATGCTTGTTCCTCTGGGGTTGACTCAAAGAGTATGCTTGCCGCGTCTTACCGCTACTGCTTGCAATATCTCCAGAAAACCACCCCAAGCAACGTCAAGTATAGATTTAGCGAGTCGGGTTCTAGCCAATCCTCTGATATTGAGATTTTCAAAAATAATCAAATCATAAGTTTCAACCAGCCAATGTGTAACAAGATAGTGAAATTCCTTCCTCTGTCTAGCAACGTGCAAGTGAAGTCTGGCGATTTTACCTCGTTGTTTTTCATAACATTTAGATCCTTTTTGTTTACGAGCAAGCTGGCGCTGTCTTTGCGCTAATAAACCTTGAGCATTTCGATAATACTGAGGAACCTTTATGCTTTGTCCATCAGCCGTTGTTAAAAACTTTTCCAAGCCAACGTCTATACCTGTGGCTGACTTAATTTCATCAATTGGTTTATGAGTGGGAACTGTATTGTCTTCTAGAGCCAAACTGACATACCACCCATCGGCTTTCCTTATAAGCGTTGCCTGTTTGATTTCAAATCCATCCGGTATTGGACGATGCAATATAACTTTTATTTCACCAATCTTAGAAAGTTTAAGAGTATTACCGACTAAATATGCGCCTGCCCTGGGTGAATTGACACGAGGAAACGTAAAAGAACAAATATTGCCTCGCTTCTTAAATCTAGGGCGACCACCACGCTTCCCATTTTTATCAGGAATCAACCATCGCTTCCATGCTTTATCCAACCGCATTAAATTTTGCTGTTGACAGTCGGCATAAATGTTTTTGTAGTCAAGAAAAAGTTGTTTAGTTTGTTTGAGGTCAGCCGCCTGTGTATAGTAATCAACTTGATCCGGAATCTCACCAATTGGTTCTGAAATCAAGCTGCAACGGTCGATTGAGTTCCGGCTACGGTTTAAGCAGTCCAACCTTTGAGCGAGGGCATAGTTGTAGTGCCTCCGCAGCAGTTCGCCCCAGAGCGCCATAGTCGTCGCCTGTTCTGAAGTTGGGCAAAGTTTGTACTGGTAGGTGAGTAGCATAAGATTATTATACAGCACTTTTCCGTACAAGTATGATAACCCGCATAGATATCAGGCTCCCAGAACAAGAATTAGAAATTCTCAAAGCGTACTGTTCTCAAGAAGGTAGAACCCAAACAGATGTACTTCGTGAATACATCCGCAGTCTTAAGAAAAAAATTAGAAAAACTGGAGATTGATGCGATTCGATGTCGTATAAATCTCCCACAATTCCCCTCACCACCAAGCTATCGTTGTGGTGGGAGTACCCTTATGGAGGTTTAGATGGCGATATTTGGATTTGGTAAAAAACTTTCTGTCCCTAAACCAGAAGAAGCATTACCAGGCAGAGCAGAACCCATACCAGTACCCGCTCATCACTATGTCAACGGCAACCCCCTCAAGCCTCCTTTTCCTGACGGTATGGAAACGGCGATATTTGGCATGGGGTGTTTTTGGGGAGCAGAACGCAAGTTTTGGCAGGAAAAGGGCGTGTTTAGCACCGCAGTTGGTTATGCAGCAGGATTTACGCCTAACCCCACATATCAAGAAGTCTGTAGTGGGCTAACTGGTCACAACGAAGTAGTGTTAGTTGTTTTTGACCCAAAAGTAATCAGTTATGAAGCGTTGCTGAAAGTATTTTGGGAAAACCACAACCCTACTCAAGGTATGCGCCAAGGTAATGATACGGGTACTCAGTACCGCTCTGGAATTTATGCTTATTCAGAGGCTCAAAAGCAGTTAGCTATAGCAACGCGGGATGCTTATCAGCAAGCACTGACAGCAGGAGGCTATGGCAATATCACTACAGAAATTCTTGATGCGCCTGAGTTTTACTATGCAGAAGGCTATCATCAACAATATCTCGCTAAAAATCCTGGTGGGTATTGTGGTTTAGGTGGTACAAATGTGGCTTGTCCCATCAGTCCCTTATCTGTCAAATAATTCTTCTGAAGTAGCAGACAATTAGGGGATTTAATCTTTGCAATTTGTGTGATTAACCCCTCCTCGTCAATGGGGAGGGGAGTTTTGTTTTTAACTAAGAATGATGACGAGGGGCTGTTAGAACTTCCCAAGCAGCTTTGGCAGCATCAGTTAAGCGATCGCCAAATGTGGAAACTTCCTTAACAATCGACTCCCAGTTTTTCTTTGCTTCCATTTCGATCAGTTTCAAAGAGTATTCAATCCGATCTTTTTCTAGCAAAGGCTGATTGGTTTCAATTGATACTCTGGCTTGAGTAATTGCTTCCCGTGCTTTATTTACAGCAGTAAGATAAGCGTCCTGGCTAAGATGACCAGCAGATTGAGCTTCTACTTGCGCCCGCTTTTTAATAGCATCAATCAGTGCCATCACTTCACGCTTGAGGTCTTCAGGTTCACCAGCCATATTCTCATTGACTAAATTTCTAGTTTCCTGGCTGACTTCCACAATTACAGATTCTTTATTAATCGTGGGTTCGTTAGTCATATCGGTTTCTCCTCAAATAAAATTAATTGCAGTGATTTGAAAAAAGTTTGTTGTAGTTTAACTGTCAAAACTCAATAGCTATGTAAGTAGCTAGAAACAGGTTTTAACAACCCTACATTAAATTAGATGTATATTTCGGTAGTTATTGTTCCAATTAGACAATTGCTCTCTATCTAATAGATAACATTACTTGACTTTCATTGCCTTCATTCTATCGACTTAATTATAAAAACCTTTGATAATAAGTCAAACTTTAAGTGTGAGACAAGATTAGGATGCTAGAAGATCCGGCTATCCGCAATCCTATTGCCATCAGTTTAGGCGCGATTGCTGGCGCGTTAAGTCGCTACTACATTACGCTGTGGTTTACTAAAACCTTTGGTACTGGATTCCCATACGGCACTTTTTTCATCAATTTAACTGGCTGTTGTGCAATGGGGTTTTTCGCCACTCTGGTATTAGAAAGGTTTGTCAATATTCCCCCAGAAATCAGATTAATGGTAACAACTGGCTTTTTAGGCGCTTATACTACTTTCTCGACGTATGGATTAGATACGGTTACGCTGATGCGCGAAGGCACTTTGCAAATAACTGCTTTTTACTGGGCGGGTAGTGCTGTACTAGGGATAATTAGCATACAACTAGGTATAACTCTAGCCCGTTGGTGGCAATAGCTTAAATGGGATAGATGGGGAAGAGGCGAGAAATGTTGCTCAAGAGTAATGTACACAGACTTAAATATTACATATAACTTAATCACAATCTCCAATCCACACATTCAGTGAGTCTACTTTGACTGACACTAACATTCTCACCCAGACAAAATCGCGCACTCAAATTAGGCTACAGTTGCGATCGCAACTACAATTGCTGCTAGATCAACAAAATTTGGAAGCATCCAAAGCATTGCTGCTGGGAGTGCAACCTGTAGATATAGCCGAAGCAATTGCAGGTTTACCGCAAACTATGCAGGTAATCGCTTTTCGTTTGTTACCTAAAAATAAAGCTATTGAAGTTTATGAATATCTTGACTCTACAGTACAACATTCACTGATCACAGAATTTAAAAATCAAGAAGTCCTTGATATTGTCGATCAAATGTCGCCAGATGATCGGGCGCATTTATTAGATGAATTACCAGCTAAAGTAGTTAGCCGTTTAATTGAACAACTCAGTACAGAGGAACGCCAAGCTACAGCACAATTATTAGGTTATCAAGCTGCTACTGCTGGCAGAATTATGACACCTGAGTATATTTCTTTAAAAGATAATTTTACAGTTACTCAGGCATTAGAACGCATCCGCAATTTAGCCAAAACTACAGAAATTATCTATTACTTATATGTTACCGATACAAATTTCGGCTTAAGTGGAATTGTTTCTTTACGTGATTTAGTCACGGCTCAACCTGAGCAAACTTTGGGTGAAATTATGACCCGTGATGTAGTTTTTGTAAATACAGATACCAATCAAGAAGAAGTAGCAAGATTAATTCAACGATATGATTTTTTAGCAGTACCCGTAGTTGATAGTGAACAACATTTAGTAGGTATTGTCACAGTTGATGATGTGATGGATATTGTTGAACAAGAAACTACTAAGGATATTTATGCTTTGGGGGGTGTACAGGCGGGCGGTGATAGTTATTTTCAAACTAATTTAATTACAGTTGCACGTAAACGAGTTGTCTGGCTGTTAATTTTGCTACTTACAAATACTGTCACTGGCTCAATTATTAAATCTCAAGAGGATCTCTTGCAGCAAGTGGTAACATTAGCGGTGTTTATTCCCTTACTTACTGGTACTGGGGGAAATGTGGGCGCACAATCATCAACAGTGGTAATTCGCGGTTTAAATACTGATGAACTGCAAGCTATGGGAGCAACTAAAATTGTTTTTAGAGAAGCGATAGCTGGAGCAATTTTAGGCGTTACACTGGGAACTTTGGCGATGGTATGGGCTTTTTGGTTGCAGGGAAATTTGTTTGTTGCTATCGCTGTAGGTGTTAGTCTAGTTGCGATCGCTATTTTAGCTTCTGTTACTGGTTCTGCATTGCCGTTTCTGTTTCGTTCCCTCGGCTTAGACCCAGCCTTGATGTCTGCTCCTTTCATCACCACAGCAGTTGATGTCTTAGGAGTCTTAATCTATTTTAACATAGCACGACTGATTTTAAACTTATAACAATCAATTAGCCAGTACCCGATTACTTTTGCGCTTGGAATTGATAGAACCAAGTATTTTTGGATTTACCATAACTTAAGGCGCGGGGTAAGCATCTAAAAATTGATAATTAAACTTCTTGCATAACTCAAGTTTGAGATAATTAACCACAGATGCACACGAGATTTACACTGATGTAGTAACTAATTTTTGCAATAATTCTCTTGATTGATCAGTATTCACAAATAAGTCCAATGTTAGAGTTATCTCGTTGGTTACAATTTGCAGAAATTTTATCTATAGCTGCCTCAGTCGTCGGGGCATTTGTTGCTGTGACGTTAGGACATATCCTTTATGCAACCGTGCCAATAGCTATTTCTTTATTACTAAATCTAGTTAACAGATACTATTTAGAGCAACGTAATAGAAAACGGCTCAAGGTAGCCATTAACCGTATAAATCAGGAATTATCAGCACATATTCAAGCATTAGAACAAAAAAACTTAGAAACGCGGAATTTAATTTTTCAACAAATCCAAGCAGAAATTTATGCTTTCAAGTCAGAAATGGCACAGCATCTTTCCCAAGATGAAGCTCTTGAACTTGTACCAATATACGATAAAATTTTAGAACAAAAGCGATTAATCCAGTTTTTAAAGGAGCAATCTACCAGCCTGGAAGAATCTTTAAATCTTGTAATTGAGTACCTTAAAAATTTATCATTACCACCAAGAGTAGAGTTTTTAGAAAAAACTATTTCACAACAATCTCAAAGCATTGCTACTTTTCCTAACCAATTGGCACTCATCACGGCGCGTCTTGATTCTATCCAAGCACAAACCATTGCACAGGAAGAACCTTATTTAAAAACAAAAATTCCTTCACCAGGGGATGATTCTGAAGAATTAATCATTGTAGAGCCACAGGAAGTAATTCCTCAACAATCTCAAACATGGAGTTGTATACATACAATTATCGGGCATTCTGACTGGGTGCGTTCTGTAGCAATTAGCCCCAACAATCAAACTTTAATTAGTGGTAGTTTTGATAAAAAAATCAAAATTTGGGATTTGGCTAGTGGAGAATTAATCAATACTTTGTCAGGACATACCAAAGCAGTATTTTCTGTTGCTGTTAGCTTAGATGGAAAAATTATTGCTAGTGGTAGTAGGGATGAAACAATTAATCTGTGGGAGATGGATAGCGGTAGATTAATTAATACTCTCACTGGTCATAGTGGTTCAGTGCGATCGCTCTTGCTGAGTCAAGATGGACAAACTTTAATTAGTGGAAGTTTTGACAAAACCATTAAGTTATGGGATTTATCGACAGGAGAGTTAATTAATACTATTACTGATAATATAAATCCAATTAGTGCGATCGCACTTACCCCTGACAACCAAATTGCTAGTAGCGGCGAAGACGGCATCATTAGACTATGGGGACTGCAAACTGGTAAATGCAGCAGTATACTTACGGGTAATCTCAGCAGTGTAGAGTCAGTTGCAATTAGTCCAGATGCTTATATTGCTGCTGGTAGTGTCAACGGTATGATTAGCCTCTGGCAATTGCCTACAGGATTATTAATTAACAGTTTTAAGGGACATTTAGGACAGGTAACATCTGGAGTATTCAGCTTTGATGGGCAAACTTATATAAGTGGTAGTTCAGATGGCACAATTAAAATTTGGCATAAAGATAATAACGGTAAATTCACCGAATCGCCTTTACAGATTCTTGCCAATGATAACAGTAGCTCTGTAATATCTATTGCTATTAGTGCCGATGGTAACATCTTAGTTTCAGGTAGTTCAGATGGCACGATCAAAATTTGGACACTTAATTAAATAATAGATTTGTTTGGAAAATAGGGAGGAGGGAAGAGAGAGGGATAAAGAAATTGTCTGCCCAACAATTTATAACTCTGATGGTGTATCTGGTGCAACTTCAATACCGCCTTGTTGGATCAGATTTTGTTGATCGGTAATTAAATCACTAAGTTCATTAAATGTAACACCCATGCGATCGCACGCTTTTTTCAGTTCCATTTGAAAAGTTCTAATATCTTGACCATAACCGCATAACTCAGCAGCAGTTTCAACTCCTTGCTTGGCGTTAGCTTTAGCACAATC
It encodes:
- the crcB gene encoding fluoride efflux transporter CrcB: MLEDPAIRNPIAISLGAIAGALSRYYITLWFTKTFGTGFPYGTFFINLTGCCAMGFFATLVLERFVNIPPEIRLMVTTGFLGAYTTFSTYGLDTVTLMREGTLQITAFYWAGSAVLGIISIQLGITLARWWQ
- a CDS encoding ribbon-helix-helix protein, CopG family; protein product: MITRIDIRLPEQELEILKAYCSQEGRTQTDVLREYIRSLKKKIRKTGD
- the msrA gene encoding peptide-methionine (S)-S-oxide reductase MsrA, whose product is MAIFGFGKKLSVPKPEEALPGRAEPIPVPAHHYVNGNPLKPPFPDGMETAIFGMGCFWGAERKFWQEKGVFSTAVGYAAGFTPNPTYQEVCSGLTGHNEVVLVVFDPKVISYEALLKVFWENHNPTQGMRQGNDTGTQYRSGIYAYSEAQKQLAIATRDAYQQALTAGGYGNITTEILDAPEFYYAEGYHQQYLAKNPGGYCGLGGTNVACPISPLSVK
- a CDS encoding rubredoxin; protein product: MATYICTICGYVYDPAQGDPDSGIEPGTAFEDIPDDWVCPVCGATKQDFEIEQ
- the mgtE gene encoding magnesium transporter, with protein sequence MTDTNILTQTKSRTQIRLQLRSQLQLLLDQQNLEASKALLLGVQPVDIAEAIAGLPQTMQVIAFRLLPKNKAIEVYEYLDSTVQHSLITEFKNQEVLDIVDQMSPDDRAHLLDELPAKVVSRLIEQLSTEERQATAQLLGYQAATAGRIMTPEYISLKDNFTVTQALERIRNLAKTTEIIYYLYVTDTNFGLSGIVSLRDLVTAQPEQTLGEIMTRDVVFVNTDTNQEEVARLIQRYDFLAVPVVDSEQHLVGIVTVDDVMDIVEQETTKDIYALGGVQAGGDSYFQTNLITVARKRVVWLLILLLTNTVTGSIIKSQEDLLQQVVTLAVFIPLLTGTGGNVGAQSSTVVIRGLNTDELQAMGATKIVFREAIAGAILGVTLGTLAMVWAFWLQGNLFVAIAVGVSLVAIAILASVTGSALPFLFRSLGLDPALMSAPFITTAVDVLGVLIYFNIARLILNL
- a CDS encoding transposase, giving the protein MLLTYQYKLCPTSEQATTMALWGELLRRHYNYALAQRLDCLNRSRNSIDRCSLISEPIGEIPDQVDYYTQAADLKQTKQLFLDYKNIYADCQQQNLMRLDKAWKRWLIPDKNGKRGGRPRFKKRGNICSFTFPRVNSPRAGAYLVGNTLKLSKIGEIKVILHRPIPDGFEIKQATLIRKADGWYVSLALEDNTVPTHKPIDEIKSATGIDVGLEKFLTTADGQSIKVPQYYRNAQGLLAQRQRQLARKQKGSKCYEKQRGKIARLHLHVARQRKEFHYLVTHWLVETYDLIIFENLNIRGLARTRLAKSILDVAWGGFLEILQAVAVRRGKHTL
- a CDS encoding SRPBCC family protein gives rise to the protein MSLSFYSDSLDATSAALFQGEILIKTGMLCTDGSPTHSIWGGAVTAQMYLPRKRSHVWQHITNYPLWVDYFPDLIRSEVLPTTSNSYKRLYQVAHKAFLFLSVQVEIYLNVFEVVQQQISFRLEKGSFTDFYAELKLQDAGAGTVLTYSVQATPTIPVPSLFIEQAMKLDLPANMRTMRDCICGS